From Oreochromis niloticus isolate F11D_XX linkage group LG15, O_niloticus_UMD_NMBU, whole genome shotgun sequence:
TATGTGATAAAATCTTCCCCAAACCACTGTGAGACTGTAGGCGACTGAGACTGATGTCATTACAATGAATCAGCAACAGCAGATTCTGGATTTACTGTAAAAGCAGCACCATCATAATGTAACTGTACATGTAGCTGCTGTAAATTACTCATTGTGTACTCATGTCctgttaatttacattttttccaGAAAGGAAGAAACCCAGGGAGACGAACGCCGACGAGGAAAAGTCTTTTGAAAACGgaaaaggaggagaagaaagagaagaaagtcCATTGCGTCCCCCGGACATGAATCCCGTCATCAACTCAACATCGAGTGGCAACATGGCCCTCATTAGTAACGCACTGGCAGCCTACACTTACGTATTAGGTCGGGTAACATTGTTCTGAAATCTACTGTAACATCACATGTATAGCGTAATGTCTGGCAGTTAGACTTTTAGAGATCTTAACTGCATCTGCTTACGGAGTGGCCCCACAGTGTAAAGGTTAATGCATTCACCTTGCAGCTTGGATAAATGGGAGGGGTGCACCAGGAAGGGCATCCGGCGTAAAATCTGTGCCGAATCGAAATATGCAGATCCAACCGCTGTGGCAGCCCCTCGGGAAATAAGGGGCGGACGAAAGAAACTTGATCTCTTTGGGAAAGAGATACAGTTAGCAAACAAAAAGGCTGGACCTCTGTGTTCAAGAGCATTATCAGCTCCTGGTTGCTTCTTGGCCCATGAGATTAGTGACCACGGGACTGCACTGCATGGATTGATGTGTGTAAAATCCCCGTTTCCCATTTCTTGTCACTAAAAGGTGGGTAAATGTGGGCCAGAGGATGTAAGCAGAGATAATGTCTCTATACATTACACAGTGTGGGTCACCTGCTCTAAGCAGCTGCTAAAACAGTCACTGAAATAGTTTGCCTGTTTCCTGCTATAAACAGTTTATACATAGTGAAATGTGCAGCACAGAAGGTCAAATAAATACACAAGGCATGCAGTGAACATGAGCTTAGGTGGTTACTTAGATCACTTAGCTTTTAGCTTTCTTTTAAGGTTTCCTCAGAATGCAAAAAAGGTTGCACGTTATGATTTCAAGAAGAATTCTCAACGTCTTAATGGTACAAGAGAAATGAAATTGATTATATTAATGAACAATAATATAAACAGAAGTATCTGCAGCTAAGCTGGATGCAGAATGCAAATGCAAAGTACCTGCATGCAAAATGCAAGGAAGACATGAAGGATTCAAAGCTGAAAATGGCATTCATTCATTGAAAAGGGAGAGCTGTTCTCGTCTCGTGCAAATGGAGCTAGAGTCACTTTGGTTTTTTCAGTGGTGAAACACAGATCCCATCAGAGCTGTGACATCTGTTGAAGATGAAAACCAGGAGTAGCAGAATCTGTAAGACATCTTAACTAAACCAAGCCACGTGAACACTTGCTGTGCAGACAATGTTCATTACACTGAGTGAAACGCATCTGGCTAAACAGGTCAGGAAAAAATAAGAAACCCAGTGAGAAAGACTCAGCTTAGTGTTCGACACATTTTCCTCATAAAGTCAACTAACAAGTTCCAATTTCTCTTCTACAACAGACCACCCAGAGAGGGCTGCACTATTCTTTGTCTGCGGTGTGTGTTTGGGCCTCTTCCTCACCCTCTTTGCCCTGGTAGTACAGATCTCCTGTCGCACCGACTGCCAGCCCCGCCAGCGGCCTCCCGCCAAGAAACGACCGCGTCCTCCCGACTCATCCTCCGATTCCAGCGACTCGGACTCAGACTGGGACACCACCTCAGATCTGTCGGCGCGGAGACACCGGCGCTTTGAGCGTACGCTCAACATGAACGTGTTCACGTCGGCGGAGGAGCTGGAAAGAGCACAGAGGCTTGAGGAAAGGGAGCGAATCATCCGGGAGATCTGGATGAACGGACAGCCGGACATCCCAGGGACACGGAGCCTCAATCGATATTACTGAGGACTGCAGAGGAACGATTGATAGGCGGCTTACTTAACTCGAACAAAAATTTAGAACACACTTG
This genomic window contains:
- the eva1aa gene encoding protein eva-1 homolog A isoform X2 gives rise to the protein MNPVINSTSSGNMALISNALAAYTYVLDHPERAALFFVCGVCLGLFLTLFALVVQISCRTDCQPRQRPPAKKRPRPPDSSSDSSDSDSDWDTTSDLSARRHRRFERTLNMNVFTSAEELERAQRLEERERIIREIWMNGQPDIPGTRSLNRYY